The DNA region TTTTCTGGAATGTTATGATAGAACATCAAAAGATTTTCCTGTACGTATATTTACATATCACATTTGGTAATCCTATAACCCATCcccattttttaattcaatttttttattttacaggtACTTTCACCAGCAGAGCCTAAACACAAAATTGAGGATTTAatcaaaaatgttttattacaCGGTCCAGATATTAAAGAACAGATGGAAATGGAGTTGGAACATTGCCaagaaaaagttaaaaataatttgaaagtTATAGAGGTTGCAAAAGTTAAAGCAGCTACCAATTTAGACAAGTACGCTCGagaattttctttatttgttgattcacacgtaaaattcattgataaactatcatcaaatattaatcgtactagataaataataattcatcaattgcaagtaaattaataaacaaaaaaaccattaaaaaaaataaaaaaaaataaattaaataaaaaaatatcaacgttATCAATGcacaatgaattattaaatataaatagctcaaaatattgaataatacctGATAATACcaatgaaatatcaaattgttattatgttatgtttattattattatttgtatcattaaatatcaaaagtaTTGACAAAAGTGATatgaattaatcaaaaatgaaagaaaaaaaaaatataaaacgtaataataatgatcaatgattataattaaaataattaaaattttcatgtaatttttaattatcaagtacaatttagttataattaattaataaacaatcattaataataatatgttttttatttcttaaacaAAGAAcccatattaattttttttaataacaaataaattaaaacagcgaatttataacaatatcatcattaaattgttgtaaactttttaatgtttatatttacattaaaaataaatcaccacCTTTTAAATAAAGAACCTTAGGCACGTGCGCGAATATTGAAGCACACACAAAGGCAAATTCTTGAACAATGCTATTAActaaatttgaatttgaaatgTACGGAAGTACGTAGTTTGTTATGGCGGAGAAACAGGAAATAACGGCGACATTGTCAACTAAAATCACTTTTAAAAActcagttgataaaaaaaaattatttttccgttgcttttttaaaaaaaataatataataattaaataaatcttcatttagttttatattattgtttaatcaattataacttgtagtatatttttatttttttttatcatcacacaTGTTTACGCCATGTTGCTTTTCAAGATGGCGCATTTAAAGTTTCACAATTTTGCCTACAGATGACACTCAAATGCATTTTTTCGgccgtaaattttttttttttaaaggattGCCAATTTTtgcataataacaatattattgcatattattattttcaaacatgTCTGTGTTGTGCAGATTTTCAAGATTAtctcgtaattttttaattaaaaacccAATAATACGTAAAGACAATTTATCAAGAGGTATACGTACTGTTTTACAAGATGAAAAACCATCAAGaggtatattaaaaacaagttttattGGTGGTCTTATTGGTGCAGCAATTGGTGTAGGTTATGCATTCAATAAAATCGAGCGtgacagaaaaaatttagagaaTGAAGGACATGAAATACCAATTgaagttattaaatataaaccaGCTTTTGAAGTTTCTCGAAaggttaataataattaataataatttatatattttatttatgtttatcaaCATCTAAGTCTTTATTATAGCTTTGTAAAAACTCAttgtttattatgattttgttttaatttgtcaGATAGTTTCACCAGTTGATAGTACCGGTTTAAAATTGACACTATTTCAATATCAATCATGTCCTTTTTGCTGCAAggtaatatcaattattaataacaaattatttgttaattttacttgttattaaattataaatttttatccatCAAGGTGAGAACATTTTTGGATTACTATGGAATATCTTATGATGTCGTTGAAGTAGAGCCTGTATTTAGACCTCAAATAAAATGGtcatcatataaaaaagtacCAATATTATTGGCAAAAGTTGACAATGGATATCAGCCACTCAATGATAGTACAATGATTGTATCAGTTTTAGCatcatatttaaatgataaaacatataaaataaatgaattaacaacGTTTTATCCAAAAATAgcaattaatgatgaaaatggaaaatt from Aphidius gifuensis isolate YNYX2018 linkage group LG5, ASM1490517v1, whole genome shotgun sequence includes:
- the LOC122857047 gene encoding uncharacterized protein LOC122857047, translating into MDIPEPYQQLIPLYKKLETSLSVINVGNSAYDESCLKCSEVSKKLKYLDSFLELTDSLKSVVPKGQSTTAERDFFLECYDRTSKDFPVLSPAEPKHKIEDLIKNVLLHGPDIKEQMEMELEHCQEKVKNNLKVIEVAKVKAATNLDKYAREFSLFVDSHVKFIDKLSSNINRTR
- the LOC122857059 gene encoding prostaglandin E synthase 2-like, translating into MSVLCRFSRLSRNFLIKNPIIRKDNLSRGIRTVLQDEKPSRGILKTSFIGGLIGAAIGVGYAFNKIERDRKNLENEGHEIPIEVIKYKPAFEVSRKIVSPVDSTGLKLTLFQYQSCPFCCKVRTFLDYYGISYDVVEVEPVFRPQIKWSSYKKVPILLAKVDNGYQPLNDSTMIVSVLASYLNDKTYKINELTTFYPKIAINDENGKFKEEIVNKYFLMYQGSVPKDRTLDDIVEERKWRKWADEVFVHTLSPNVYRTINESYQTFNIFSDAGKWDEYFSSWERLLMINIGALAMYFIGKRLKKRHHLKDDVRQSFYDEINIWINAINARGGVFMGGQNPDLSDLTVYGILRSIEGCDAFKDAFENTQLANWYQAMTDKVKNHAGSNMLGN